In the Brassica napus cultivar Da-Ae chromosome A7, Da-Ae, whole genome shotgun sequence genome, one interval contains:
- the LOC106356728 gene encoding myosin-binding protein 7-like encodes MDSEQSFPPRDVVKCCDFVCDYSLGACTRTVKRKFNEEGNLMLLLSRRSSDSSSTARLLVENQCAALLEDLSSQRKIVKDLHLELEEERNAAASAANETMSMILRLQREKAEIQMEARQFKGFAEEKMTHDQEKLKVLEELLYEKDQAIEALSYEVEAYKDSLLSCGITEAEMQDQVLGFEAYPCEYTLKCSVDDENPSGPDGDVEVVEKVMVGQSPRWPYYDPNSPLEAAKEIKGTFSADSPMSCSSDRVYTIDSVHVGVSEVKIDNEPSKISKEKLKGDHWNSPRYQEPVVMTQHGVNEPDIEKLYTRLQALEADRESLRHTIVSMRTDKAQLVLLKEIAQHLSKETVTTKRRNLVSKMPSFKAFCVVTVFKWIVSFVSWRRKAKQNKYVYNLSANNMGMLMILGEGSRTRRWSCLTSSHV; translated from the exons ATGGATTCTGAACAGAGTTTTCCTCCAAGAGACGTTGTGAAATGCTGTGACTTTGTTTGTGATTATTCCCTTGGGGCATGTACTAGAACGGTGAAAAGAAAGTTCAACGAAGAAGGGAACCTTATGTTGTTGTTGTCACGACGCTCTTCTGATTCATCTTCAACCGCAAGGTTACTAGTTGAGAACCAATGTGCTGCTCTACTTGAGGATCTTTCTAGCCAGAGGAAGATAGTGAAAGATCTTCACTTGGAGCTTGAAGAGGAGAGAAACGCTGCTGCTTCAGCAGCTAACGAGACAATGTCGATGATACTTAGGCTGCAGAGAGAGAAGGCTGAGATACAGATGGAAGCTCGGCAATTCAAAGGGTTTGCTGAGGAGAAGATGACTCATGACCAAGAAAAGCTTAAGGTTCTGGAGGAGTTGTTGTATGAGAAAGATCAAGCTATTGAGGCCTTGTCTTATGAGGTTGAAGCTTATAAGGATAGCTTGCTGAGCTGTGGGATAACTGAAGCAGAGATGCAAGATCAGGTTCTTGGTTTTGAAGCTTACCCGTGTGAATACACTTTGAAATGTAGTGTGGATGATGAGAATCCGAGCGGGCCAGATGGTGATGTTGAGGTTGTGGAGAAGGTGATGGTTGGTCAGTCTCCAAGATGGCCATATTATGATCCAAACTCTCCTTTAGAAGCTGCTAAAGAAATAAAAGGGACATTTTCTGCAGACTCTCCTATGTCTTGTAGTAGTGATAGAGTTTATACCATTGACTCAGTTCACGTGGGAGTCTCTGAAGTTAAGATTGATAATGAGCCTAGTAAGATTAGCAAGGAGAAGTtgaaaggtgatcattggaacTCTCCGAGGTACCAAGAACCGGTGGTTATGACTCAGCATGGAGTTAACGAGCCGGATATTGAGAAGCTTTACACAAGGCTTCAAGCACTTGAGGCTGACAGGGAGTCATTGAGACATACCATTGTATCTATGCGAACAGACAAAGCTCAGTTGGTGTTGCTGAAAGAGATAGCACAGCATCTATCAAAGGAAACTGTCACAACAAAGAGGCGAAACCTGGTTAGCAAAATGCCATCTTTCAAAGCATTCTGTGTAGTAACGGTCTTCAAG TGGATTGTGTCTTTTGTTTCTTGGAGAAGGAAAGCCAAGCAAAACAA GTATGTGTACAATTTGTCAGCAAATAATATGGGGATGCTAATGATTCTAGGCGAGGGATCTCGAACTAGGAGATGGAGTTGTTTAACTAGTTCACATGTCTAG
- the LOC106390527 gene encoding probable arabinose 5-phosphate isomerase, producing the protein MGSLPPPHLDFSSANHGNEHHHHQEISKDNLLALFKCQQDLLNYFFKHLDLSQTLDFSRVLLSTSGTVFFTGVGKSAFVANKISQTLISLSFRSSFLSPLDALHGDIGALSSRDVLVLFSKSGSTEELLRLVPCAKARGAFLVSLTSVPGNPLAGVCDMNVHLPLQRELCPFNLAPVTSTAIQMVFGDTIAVALMAARNLTKEEYGANHPAGRIGKSLIFKVKDVMKKKEELPVCKEGDLIMDQLVELTSKGCGCLLVVDEHHRLIGTFTDGDLRRTLKASGEAIFKLCVGEMCNRKPRTIGPETMAVEAMKKMESPPSPVQFLPVVNEDNTLIGIVTLHGLVSAGL; encoded by the exons ATGGGATCTCTGCCACCGCCACATCTCGACTTCTCCTCCGCCAATCACGGCAACGAACATCACCACCACCAAGAAATCTCCAAAGACAACCTCCTCGCCCTCTTCAAATGCCAGCAAGATCTCCTCAACTACTTCTTCAAACACCTCGACCTCTCCCAAACCCTCGACTTCTCCCGCGTCCTCCTCTCCACCTCCGGCACCGTCTTCTTCACCGGCGTCGGCAAATCCGCCTTCGTCGCCAACAAAATCTCCCAGACCCTCATCTCCCTCAGCTTCCGCTCCTCCTTCCTCTCCCCTCTCGACGCGCTTCACGGCGACATCGGCGCTCTCTCCTCCCGCGACGTTCTCGTCCTCTTCAGCAAGTCCGGCTCCACCGAGGAGCTGCTCCGTCTCGTCCCCTGCGCTAAGGCTAGGGGAGCCTTCTTGGTGTCTCTCACCTCCGTCCCTGGGAATCCCCTCGCTGGAGTTTGCGATATGAATGTGCATTTGCCGTTACAGAGGGAGTTGTGTCCGTTTAATCTCGCTCCGGTGACGTCTACGGCGATCCAGATGGTGTTTGGGGATACCATTGCGGTTGCGCTCATGGCGGCTAGGAATCTAACGAAGGAGGAGTATGGCGCTAATCATCCCGCCGGTAGGATCGGCAAGAGCTTGATTTTCAAG GTAAAGGATgtaatgaagaagaaagaagagctTCCGGTTTGTAAAGAAGGAGACTTGATAATGGATCAGTTAGTTGAGCTAACCAGCAAAGGATGTGGGTGTTTGCTTGTGGTTGATGAACATCATCGCTTGATCGGTACATTCACAGATGGAGATCTTCGCAGGACTCTTAAAGCAAGTGGAGAAGCAATCTTCAAACTCTGCGTTGGAGAAATGTGCAACAG GAAGCCGAGGACGATTGGACCGGAAACAATGGCTGTTGAAGCCATGAAGAAGATGGAGTCACCGCCATCGCCTGTACAGTTTCTACCGGTGGTTAATGAAGACAACACCTTGATTGGAATTGtaacattgcatggtttggtttCAGCTGGTCTCTGA